Proteins encoded in a region of the Alosa sapidissima isolate fAloSap1 chromosome 19, fAloSap1.pri, whole genome shotgun sequence genome:
- the LOC121692826 gene encoding hypoxia-inducible factor 1-alpha-like isoform X3 — translation MRLTISYLRLRRVLNTAVKVEQESELDIQMNSMFLKALDGFLMVLSDDGDMVYLSENVNKCLGLPQIDLTGNSIFDFTHPCDHDEIRETLTHKTASSKKGKEQDAERSFLLRMKCTLTSRGRTVNVKSATWKVLRCTGQVHMCDLVVGTTAGVSGKASATVPSLVLICQPIPHPANIEVPLDSRTFLSRHTLDMRFTYCDERITELLGYESDDLLNRSVYEYYHALDSDHLTKTHHSLFAKGQVCTGQYRMLAKRGGFVWVETQATVIYNSKNSQPQCVVCVNYVLSGVEMQELVLSMEQTCVHRVKQERDEEASCLAQCPLQVAVKKEQAHETQQEEVEVEEKAMKLETPSSVEVLREESEALTLLAPPITGDAVITLDLSTDSDITVLKDIQLFSDVMLPSSSSLLAPPTSGLSEDTHSPFPESSTPDCSSTESSAGPCSPLEFSDLSTDFKTDLVERLFSMEMGADTPFVTQQSMDDLDLEMLAPYIPMDDDFQLRTLSPTNSLSLSPLKLQSQAPTLPPSQQASTSPSEMPLAGIVSQVEAAKTPIPLASYVFQRSPPLATKSTPQPVSVRNISDKANASGNVPLKRKIETVPTFSQAVGLVVLDMDQPSSKIQKLQLAGAQGLNNTTILLLPSDLASRLLARSSKGESNLGSLPQLTRDDCEVNVPVNARQHLLQGEELLRALDQLI, via the exons ATGAGGCTCACCATCAGCTACCTCCGCCTCCGCAGAGTCCTCAAtactg CTGTAAAAGTGGAGCAGGAGTCTGAGCTGGACATTCAGATGAACAGCATGTTCTTGAAAGCTCTGGACGGTTTCCTGATGGTTCTGTCTGATGATGGAGACATGGTCTACCTGTCTGAAAATGTCAACAAGTGTCTGGGGCTCCCCCAG ATTGATCTGACTGGCAACAGCATCTTTGACTTCACACACCCCTGTGACCATGACGAGATCAGAGAGACGCTCACCCACAAAACAG CTTCCTCTAAGAAAGGGAAGGAGCAGGATGCAGAGAGGAGTTTTCTGCTGAGGATGAAATGCACTCTGACCAGTAGGGGGCGCACTGTCAACGTCAAATCAGCTACATGGAAG GTCCTGCGCTGCACGGGGCAAGTGCACATGTGTGACCTTGTGGTGGGGACCACTGCGGGTGTGAGTGGGAAGGCCTCCGCCACCGTCCCCTCCCTGGTGCTGATCTGCCAGCCCATCCCTCACCCCGCTAACATCGAGGTCCCGCTGGACTCCAGGACCTTCCTCAGCCGCCACACACTGGACATGAGGTTCACCTACTGCGACGAACG TATTACTGAATTGTTGGGCTATGAGTCAGATGACCTGCTGAACCGCTCTGTATATGAGTACTATCATGCCCTGGACTCAGACCATCTGACCAAGACACACCACAGCT tgtttgctAAAGGTCAGGTGTGCACAGGTCAGTACAGGATGCTGGCTAAGAGGGGAGGCTTTGTGTGGGTCGAGACTCAGGCCACTGTCATCTACAACAGCAAGAACTCTCAGccacagtgtgtggtgtgtgtcaacTATGTACTCAG TGGTGTGGAGATGCAGGAGCTGGTGCTGTCCATGGAGCAGACGTGTGTCCACCGCGTGAAGCAGGAGCGGGACGAGGAGGCCAGCTGTTTGGCACAGTGCCCCCTGCAGGTGGCCGTGAAGAAGGAGCAGGCCCACGAGACGCaacaggaggaggtggaggtggaggagaaggcAATGAAGCTGGAGACTCCGTCGTCTGTGGAGGTGCTGAGGGAGGAGTCTGAGGCACTGACCCTGCTAGCTCCACCAATCACAGGAGACGCAGTCATCACACTGGATCTCAGCACAG ACTCGGACATCACTGTCCTGAAGGACATTCAGCTCTTCAGTGACGTGATGCTGCCCTCCTCCAGCTCTCTGCTGGCTCCACCAACCTCTGGCCTGTCGGAGGACACGCACTCCCCCTTCCCAGAATCCTCCACTCCAGACTGTTCCAGCACTGAGAGCTCTGCGGGG CCTTGCAGTCCTCTGGAGTTTTCTGACCTGAGCACAGACTTCAAGACAGACCTGGTGGAGCGCCTGTTCTCCATGGAGATGGGCGCCGATACTCCTTTCGTAACACAG CAGTCCATGGATGATCTGGATCTGGAGATGTTGGCCCCATACATTCCTATGGATGATGACTTCCAGCTGCGCACACTCTCCCCCAccaactccctctccctcagccCACTTAAACTCCAGTCTCAGGCTCCAACTCTTCCACCCAGCCAGCAGGCCTCCACCAGCCCCAGCGAGATGCCCCTTGCTGGGATAGTTAGCCAGGTGGAGGCCGCCAAGACTCCAATTCCACTGGCCTCTTATGTCTTCCAGAG ATCGCCCCCACTGGCTACCAAGAGTACTCCCCAACCAGTCAGTGTCAGAAACATCAGCGATAAGGCCAACGCCAGTGGCAATGTCCCACTGAAGAGGAAAATAGAGACTGTCCCCACTTTCTCACAGGCTGTCGGACTG GTGGTGTTAGACATGGATCAGCCAAGCAGTAAGATCCAGAAGCTACAGCTGGCTGGAGCGCAGGGTCTCAACAACACAACTATACTGTTACTGCCTTCTG ACCTGGCCAGTCGATTGCTGGCTCGTTCCTCTAAGGGCGAGTCAAATCTTGGGTCACTCCCCCAGCTGACTCGTGATGACTGCGAGGTCAACGTCCCGGTCAATGCCCGGCAACACTTGCTGCAAGGAGAGGAGCTTCTGCGAGCGCTGGACCAGCTTATCTGA
- the LOC121692826 gene encoding hypoxia-inducible factor 1-alpha-like isoform X1, with amino-acid sequence MDTGATPPKKRVNSERRKEKSRDAARCRRGKESEVFYELANELPLPHSISSNLDKASVMRLTISYLRLRRVLNTAVKVEQESELDIQMNSMFLKALDGFLMVLSDDGDMVYLSENVNKCLGLPQIDLTGNSIFDFTHPCDHDEIRETLTHKTASSKKGKEQDAERSFLLRMKCTLTSRGRTVNVKSATWKVLRCTGQVHMCDLVVGTTAGVSGKASATVPSLVLICQPIPHPANIEVPLDSRTFLSRHTLDMRFTYCDERITELLGYESDDLLNRSVYEYYHALDSDHLTKTHHSLFAKGQVCTGQYRMLAKRGGFVWVETQATVIYNSKNSQPQCVVCVNYVLSGVEMQELVLSMEQTCVHRVKQERDEEASCLAQCPLQVAVKKEQAHETQQEEVEVEEKAMKLETPSSVEVLREESEALTLLAPPITGDAVITLDLSTDSDITVLKDIQLFSDVMLPSSSSLLAPPTSGLSEDTHSPFPESSTPDCSSTESSAGPCSPLEFSDLSTDFKTDLVERLFSMEMGADTPFVTQQSMDDLDLEMLAPYIPMDDDFQLRTLSPTNSLSLSPLKLQSQAPTLPPSQQASTSPSEMPLAGIVSQVEAAKTPIPLASYVFQRSPPLATKSTPQPVSVRNISDKANASGNVPLKRKIETVPTFSQAVGLVVLDMDQPSSKIQKLQLAGAQGLNNTTILLLPSDLASRLLARSSKGESNLGSLPQLTRDDCEVNVPVNARQHLLQGEELLRALDQLI; translated from the exons ATGGACACTGGTGCAACACCTCCGAAGAAAAG GGTGAACTCGGAGCGGCGTAAAGAGAAGTCGCGTGATGCGGCCCGATGTCGGCGAGGTAAGGAGTCGGAGGTGTTCTACGAGCTGGCCAATGAGCTGCCACTCCCACACAGCATCAGCTCCAACCTGGACAAGGCCTCGGTCATGAGGCTCACCATCAGCTACCTCCGCCTCCGCAGAGTCCTCAAtactg CTGTAAAAGTGGAGCAGGAGTCTGAGCTGGACATTCAGATGAACAGCATGTTCTTGAAAGCTCTGGACGGTTTCCTGATGGTTCTGTCTGATGATGGAGACATGGTCTACCTGTCTGAAAATGTCAACAAGTGTCTGGGGCTCCCCCAG ATTGATCTGACTGGCAACAGCATCTTTGACTTCACACACCCCTGTGACCATGACGAGATCAGAGAGACGCTCACCCACAAAACAG CTTCCTCTAAGAAAGGGAAGGAGCAGGATGCAGAGAGGAGTTTTCTGCTGAGGATGAAATGCACTCTGACCAGTAGGGGGCGCACTGTCAACGTCAAATCAGCTACATGGAAG GTCCTGCGCTGCACGGGGCAAGTGCACATGTGTGACCTTGTGGTGGGGACCACTGCGGGTGTGAGTGGGAAGGCCTCCGCCACCGTCCCCTCCCTGGTGCTGATCTGCCAGCCCATCCCTCACCCCGCTAACATCGAGGTCCCGCTGGACTCCAGGACCTTCCTCAGCCGCCACACACTGGACATGAGGTTCACCTACTGCGACGAACG TATTACTGAATTGTTGGGCTATGAGTCAGATGACCTGCTGAACCGCTCTGTATATGAGTACTATCATGCCCTGGACTCAGACCATCTGACCAAGACACACCACAGCT tgtttgctAAAGGTCAGGTGTGCACAGGTCAGTACAGGATGCTGGCTAAGAGGGGAGGCTTTGTGTGGGTCGAGACTCAGGCCACTGTCATCTACAACAGCAAGAACTCTCAGccacagtgtgtggtgtgtgtcaacTATGTACTCAG TGGTGTGGAGATGCAGGAGCTGGTGCTGTCCATGGAGCAGACGTGTGTCCACCGCGTGAAGCAGGAGCGGGACGAGGAGGCCAGCTGTTTGGCACAGTGCCCCCTGCAGGTGGCCGTGAAGAAGGAGCAGGCCCACGAGACGCaacaggaggaggtggaggtggaggagaaggcAATGAAGCTGGAGACTCCGTCGTCTGTGGAGGTGCTGAGGGAGGAGTCTGAGGCACTGACCCTGCTAGCTCCACCAATCACAGGAGACGCAGTCATCACACTGGATCTCAGCACAG ACTCGGACATCACTGTCCTGAAGGACATTCAGCTCTTCAGTGACGTGATGCTGCCCTCCTCCAGCTCTCTGCTGGCTCCACCAACCTCTGGCCTGTCGGAGGACACGCACTCCCCCTTCCCAGAATCCTCCACTCCAGACTGTTCCAGCACTGAGAGCTCTGCGGGG CCTTGCAGTCCTCTGGAGTTTTCTGACCTGAGCACAGACTTCAAGACAGACCTGGTGGAGCGCCTGTTCTCCATGGAGATGGGCGCCGATACTCCTTTCGTAACACAG CAGTCCATGGATGATCTGGATCTGGAGATGTTGGCCCCATACATTCCTATGGATGATGACTTCCAGCTGCGCACACTCTCCCCCAccaactccctctccctcagccCACTTAAACTCCAGTCTCAGGCTCCAACTCTTCCACCCAGCCAGCAGGCCTCCACCAGCCCCAGCGAGATGCCCCTTGCTGGGATAGTTAGCCAGGTGGAGGCCGCCAAGACTCCAATTCCACTGGCCTCTTATGTCTTCCAGAG ATCGCCCCCACTGGCTACCAAGAGTACTCCCCAACCAGTCAGTGTCAGAAACATCAGCGATAAGGCCAACGCCAGTGGCAATGTCCCACTGAAGAGGAAAATAGAGACTGTCCCCACTTTCTCACAGGCTGTCGGACTG GTGGTGTTAGACATGGATCAGCCAAGCAGTAAGATCCAGAAGCTACAGCTGGCTGGAGCGCAGGGTCTCAACAACACAACTATACTGTTACTGCCTTCTG ACCTGGCCAGTCGATTGCTGGCTCGTTCCTCTAAGGGCGAGTCAAATCTTGGGTCACTCCCCCAGCTGACTCGTGATGACTGCGAGGTCAACGTCCCGGTCAATGCCCGGCAACACTTGCTGCAAGGAGAGGAGCTTCTGCGAGCGCTGGACCAGCTTATCTGA
- the LOC121692826 gene encoding hypoxia-inducible factor 1-alpha-like isoform X2, translating to MDTGATPPKKRVNSERRKEKSRDAARCRRGKESEVFYELANELPLPHSISSNLDKASVMRLTISYLRLRRVLNTAVKVEQESELDIQMNSMFLKALDGFLMVLSDDGDMVYLSENVNKCLGLPQIDLTGNSIFDFTHPCDHDEIRETLTHKTASSKKGKEQDAERSFLLRMKCTLTSRGRTVNVKSATWKVLRCTGQVHMCDLVVGTTAGVSGKASATVPSLVLICQPIPHPANIEVPLDSRTFLSRHTLDMRFTYCDERITELLGYESDDLLNRSVYEYYHALDSDHLTKTHHSLFAKGQVCTGQYRMLAKRGGFVWVETQATVIYNSKNSQPQCVVCVNYVLSGVEMQELVLSMEQTCVHRVKQERDEEASCLAQCPLQVAVKKEQAHETQQEEVEVEEKAMKLETPSSVEVLREESEALTLLAPPITGDAVITLDLSTDSDITVLKDIQLFSDVMLPSSSSLLAPPTSGLSEDTHSPFPESSTPDCSSTESSAGPCSPLEFSDLSTDFKTDLVERLFSMEMGADTPFVTQSMDDLDLEMLAPYIPMDDDFQLRTLSPTNSLSLSPLKLQSQAPTLPPSQQASTSPSEMPLAGIVSQVEAAKTPIPLASYVFQRSPPLATKSTPQPVSVRNISDKANASGNVPLKRKIETVPTFSQAVGLVVLDMDQPSSKIQKLQLAGAQGLNNTTILLLPSDLASRLLARSSKGESNLGSLPQLTRDDCEVNVPVNARQHLLQGEELLRALDQLI from the exons ATGGACACTGGTGCAACACCTCCGAAGAAAAG GGTGAACTCGGAGCGGCGTAAAGAGAAGTCGCGTGATGCGGCCCGATGTCGGCGAGGTAAGGAGTCGGAGGTGTTCTACGAGCTGGCCAATGAGCTGCCACTCCCACACAGCATCAGCTCCAACCTGGACAAGGCCTCGGTCATGAGGCTCACCATCAGCTACCTCCGCCTCCGCAGAGTCCTCAAtactg CTGTAAAAGTGGAGCAGGAGTCTGAGCTGGACATTCAGATGAACAGCATGTTCTTGAAAGCTCTGGACGGTTTCCTGATGGTTCTGTCTGATGATGGAGACATGGTCTACCTGTCTGAAAATGTCAACAAGTGTCTGGGGCTCCCCCAG ATTGATCTGACTGGCAACAGCATCTTTGACTTCACACACCCCTGTGACCATGACGAGATCAGAGAGACGCTCACCCACAAAACAG CTTCCTCTAAGAAAGGGAAGGAGCAGGATGCAGAGAGGAGTTTTCTGCTGAGGATGAAATGCACTCTGACCAGTAGGGGGCGCACTGTCAACGTCAAATCAGCTACATGGAAG GTCCTGCGCTGCACGGGGCAAGTGCACATGTGTGACCTTGTGGTGGGGACCACTGCGGGTGTGAGTGGGAAGGCCTCCGCCACCGTCCCCTCCCTGGTGCTGATCTGCCAGCCCATCCCTCACCCCGCTAACATCGAGGTCCCGCTGGACTCCAGGACCTTCCTCAGCCGCCACACACTGGACATGAGGTTCACCTACTGCGACGAACG TATTACTGAATTGTTGGGCTATGAGTCAGATGACCTGCTGAACCGCTCTGTATATGAGTACTATCATGCCCTGGACTCAGACCATCTGACCAAGACACACCACAGCT tgtttgctAAAGGTCAGGTGTGCACAGGTCAGTACAGGATGCTGGCTAAGAGGGGAGGCTTTGTGTGGGTCGAGACTCAGGCCACTGTCATCTACAACAGCAAGAACTCTCAGccacagtgtgtggtgtgtgtcaacTATGTACTCAG TGGTGTGGAGATGCAGGAGCTGGTGCTGTCCATGGAGCAGACGTGTGTCCACCGCGTGAAGCAGGAGCGGGACGAGGAGGCCAGCTGTTTGGCACAGTGCCCCCTGCAGGTGGCCGTGAAGAAGGAGCAGGCCCACGAGACGCaacaggaggaggtggaggtggaggagaaggcAATGAAGCTGGAGACTCCGTCGTCTGTGGAGGTGCTGAGGGAGGAGTCTGAGGCACTGACCCTGCTAGCTCCACCAATCACAGGAGACGCAGTCATCACACTGGATCTCAGCACAG ACTCGGACATCACTGTCCTGAAGGACATTCAGCTCTTCAGTGACGTGATGCTGCCCTCCTCCAGCTCTCTGCTGGCTCCACCAACCTCTGGCCTGTCGGAGGACACGCACTCCCCCTTCCCAGAATCCTCCACTCCAGACTGTTCCAGCACTGAGAGCTCTGCGGGG CCTTGCAGTCCTCTGGAGTTTTCTGACCTGAGCACAGACTTCAAGACAGACCTGGTGGAGCGCCTGTTCTCCATGGAGATGGGCGCCGATACTCCTTTCGTAACACAG TCCATGGATGATCTGGATCTGGAGATGTTGGCCCCATACATTCCTATGGATGATGACTTCCAGCTGCGCACACTCTCCCCCAccaactccctctccctcagccCACTTAAACTCCAGTCTCAGGCTCCAACTCTTCCACCCAGCCAGCAGGCCTCCACCAGCCCCAGCGAGATGCCCCTTGCTGGGATAGTTAGCCAGGTGGAGGCCGCCAAGACTCCAATTCCACTGGCCTCTTATGTCTTCCAGAG ATCGCCCCCACTGGCTACCAAGAGTACTCCCCAACCAGTCAGTGTCAGAAACATCAGCGATAAGGCCAACGCCAGTGGCAATGTCCCACTGAAGAGGAAAATAGAGACTGTCCCCACTTTCTCACAGGCTGTCGGACTG GTGGTGTTAGACATGGATCAGCCAAGCAGTAAGATCCAGAAGCTACAGCTGGCTGGAGCGCAGGGTCTCAACAACACAACTATACTGTTACTGCCTTCTG ACCTGGCCAGTCGATTGCTGGCTCGTTCCTCTAAGGGCGAGTCAAATCTTGGGTCACTCCCCCAGCTGACTCGTGATGACTGCGAGGTCAACGTCCCGGTCAATGCCCGGCAACACTTGCTGCAAGGAGAGGAGCTTCTGCGAGCGCTGGACCAGCTTATCTGA